In Nitrospirota bacterium, the genomic window TCCAACCCTGTTTCTGTTTCCCGTTGTGAAATAGTATTTATTTCCTCTTTCCCCGATTTTTTTACAAAACTCCATCACCCAGTCTTTGTTTATATTGAAGTTTTCATCAAGAAACTGGAAATGGTTTAATCCGTAGGTATTTTCCAGATGTTCCAGATGTTTTATTACGTAATCAACCGAATGTTTAACCGGTTTTTTATCCATCGTGCTAAAGCAAAACACACAGTTAAACGGGCAGCCCCGACCGGCAAACAGAGGCATTGCGTAAGGGTTTATGTGCGCTATTTCCTCCCTCTTGCGGCCGTGCTTATTAAGATGTTTGGTTAAAAGCCCATCGCAGAAGTCCTGAAACTGAAAGTATCTCTCTAAATCAATTAAATCATATGCAGGAAACGGTATCCAGTCTATCCCGTCTGTAGTCCTGCTGCGCCTGCCTAATGAAGATATTTTCCCGCCTGTGATTTGTATCTCGCCGCCTTTTCTTAGCGCTAATCCTTTTATATCGTCAAGGTCTTTGTTTTCGTATATCCTCTGAAACAAGTCAACGACAATCTCCTCGGCCTCCCCCACACATCCTATATCTATTTTTGTGTTTTGCATTACAACTACAGGGTCGCTTGAGATCAAAAGCCCGCCCCCTACAAGAGGAATCAACGGGTATCTGTTTTTAAAATCCTCAGAGAATTCCTTTGCACACTTAAAACAACTTGTCATACCGCTTATGCCCACAATGTCTGGTTTCCACGTATCTACAATTGTGTATATGTCCTCAAAATTCACGTCTTTACCGTGAAACTCCATATTCATATCAAAAATCTTTACCTCTGCTCCGCTTTGGCAGAGCACCGCCGATATGTACAGA contains:
- a CDS encoding B12-binding domain-containing radical SAM protein, with the translated sequence MRLLFVQMKNKKSDRFMLNPPYGLLYISAVLCQSGAEVKIFDMNMEFHGKDVNFEDIYTIVDTWKPDIVGISGMTSCFKCAKEFSEDFKNRYPLIPLVGGGLLISSDPVVVMQNTKIDIGCVGEAEEIVVDLFQRIYENKDLDDIKGLALRKGGEIQITGGKISSLGRRSRTTDGIDWIPFPAYDLIDLERYFQFQDFCDGLLTKHLNKHGRKREEIAHINPYAMPLFAGRGCPFNCVFCFSTMDKKPVKHSVDYVIKHLEHLENTYGLNHFQFLDENFNINKDWVMEFCKKIGERGNKYYFTTGNRNRVGYFDPEMLAAMKNANFYDVSIGVESLDDNALKEMTRGVASDKVIETLKLIMDAGIEQEHVRCLYGFPSDNMQTLYNTIKKGNALGYKTVFALVIPLPGTRLFNGCVEKGIIKDKAAFFEELYDGDGYRNLTSFKSVEEILSVLTKANNYSEIDFDLRHKNYLSALKGIKKYMRYSASQFLEKTHLKPYVSKVKGLLKHS